The Epinephelus lanceolatus isolate andai-2023 chromosome 17, ASM4190304v1, whole genome shotgun sequence region TTAAAATCTAAATTAAAGACTTTCTTATTCTCCTGCCCCTTTGATTGATTATATTCTCGGCTGCACTTTTATTTCCCTTATTAAATTTGGGGACATTTATTACTGCTCTGTATTTTATCTGAAAATTTCtcttttaaatcaatattttgtgtatttttgttagTTACATTCAGTTTCAACACATTCTAGCACCCACTACatcatatttttaaatgctgtttcagCCCAGTTACAGCTCATTATTCACCAGCAAGAACCTTTTACTCAAAGCAATGTTAGGTCAAGTTGttcaatattttactgtatgGCTTTAATCACTAGAGTGCAAAGATATCAACATCTAATTACTGAAGCTTACAGCATAGTCGGGTCTGTCCAATTCAAATATGTTCTTTAAAGGTCAGACATCAGTCATAAGAGTGACGATGGAGTAACTCATTCAGCAGAGTGACACTTCTCTAATGCTGTGAATGCAATGAATAGAGGGCCATACAGGAGACAAGTGCATACTCAGCCAGTTCAGGCCAGGGTTATAGACTATGGCAAGGCCGGAGCCATAGAGGGGGGAGTCTGCATAATATTTATCATAAGCAAGTACAGCTATACAGTATACTATACAAAtgttcaatatttttatataatatatataatattaactCATTTTACATTCTAGTTTTACActttttaatatgtttaaagTAATCAAATAGAGAGACAGtgcagtgtttgacattgaCTGTGCCTGctcacttggacaaaccacagGTAAACTGTAGTACACCATAATACTAGAACCAGGGGTATTAATAATGgcaatttgttttgtttatttatgattatgattgcttttttaaatgattatttcagacagcagtttgtgtttttaaaaagaaagataaTTTCAGACAGCAGTGTGTGGTTGCCTTtcataaaatagattttttgaATTAATATTTTTCATCAATATACAGTAGTTGTATAttgaaatgtaaatatatattaatgtaTATTAAAATTACTGCCTTGGGCTATAGATGTGCAGTGAAAGATATACACACCTCAGCACACCTcaagctttatttatttatttattttttacatgtatttaaaaacattacCAGTTTACATGacctgtttatatatatatatatatatatatatatatatatatatgtatatatagtccatacccattgagtacagcataccataccatgacttagtcataccaaaaattagaaaaaagcaacaacattcagccacagggggagccacagcgatcggtcgcattttagccatttttaagcatttttctgttgttatagcgccacccagttgccaattagagttaaatttctccagtcaccttgaggcgtcctgttctacatatctaccacgTTTAGTAAAATTGATACGGTGGTtcggcctagataagaaattagctctctagcgcccccattttgtttgatggggtcaataatggaggggtcccctcagattatgtgtggttatatgcctacaaagttgcgtggtgatcggtgaaacccttgagatgttatacacctttatgtgatgagccacgccctccacaatattcattgccttatagaagctcagttttagtaagttttccatcttttgccaagagggaactttagatattggtccctagattatgttcactgagtttcatgcagatcggtcaaacttcctaggaagagatcgtttttaagtgtttttcaaaaaattcaaaatggtggaaaatctatataaccagaagttatgggttcttagaatttgttcctcatgaggagaggcatctctgtgcaaagtttcatgtctctacaacacaCGGGGCATGCAATATGTCCAATCAAAGtgtgcaatttcaatcggttgctatagcgcccccctttggccaattgatgtaatattgcttcattcgcatcctcccatgaccctctaccactgtgccaaatttcacatggattgaccaagtcagtgaggagaaaaacgtggaacagacacacaggcagagttttcgtcattatatagtaagataagatataaatatgatatgaaatataTGTAACAAAGTTGCATTCAAAATACAGCTTGATATGTGTTGAGGTGTGTATATCTTTTACTGCACGTCCATAGCCCAAGGCAGTCATTTTATTATACAGTACTCCAATACACCACTGTATATTGATGAAAAGATATGAATTAAAGTATGAATGAAAAAATCTATGAAAGGCAACCATGCACTGCTGTCTgaaataatcatttaaaaattaaaaactttatatatgtacatacaacACACAAAGATATTCCCCAACTGTTTTAATTAGTCTACAATATGGCTTCGTCttttatttctacttttttttattctaaacTTTTACTGTATTTACTCAATTTACTCTACAAAGTTCCAGCTTGGATGAACTGTCTTTATATTTCGGTTTACGGTCCCTTTAAGTGCCTTGACTGTAAACTCAGTTTCCCACAATGCACCGGTGCATTCTTCCTCGTCGAACAAAAACGCGGAAACAAAAGAAATAATCAGTttgtcaaaacaaacaacaccgAGTCGGCATAAAGTGAGCGTAGTCGTCGCTGACAGCTGTCAAAGTTCACACCGCAGCTTCGTTTAACCCGTCTGGAGGATTTGCCATGGCTTTGAAACGAATAAAGAAGGCAAGTATTCGccttgttttatttaatgtacGTTACAGGAGAGGCTGGGGCGATGCGGAAACGTTTTAACGTTAGCCAGCCAACCATCTAGCTTGATAGCATCTGTTTGCTAGCCTGACGTGGTTGATTGTTGTTCCAACGGTGTTTGTGATTGATTTAACGTTATGTACCGTCAGTTAATTCGCAAGGCGGCTTTTACTGCCAGAAAGTCCGATATTTATGTCACCGGCGATGACACAGAAGCCAGTTAGCTAAGCAGATAAACTTATCTGAGCTAACTTCCAGCTAAAGTTGGCCTAGCATACTACCAGTGTTAACGCCCTGTACGTCGGTGTCTCTGGCTAACTTACTTTtcaatattatttaatttagcGAAGTTCTAGCTGGTAGTTCAGTAACGTTAGTGTACAGTTTAACAGACTGTAAACTCAAGTTTTCCTCcttttaagcattttttacAGTAAGGCGGAAGCTGCCAAACTCATAAAATGTcgtttgtcttgtttgtttgctcAGGAGTTACAAGACTTAGGGAAGGACCCTCCAGCTCAGTGTTCAGCCGGACCTGTAGGGGATGACTGTAAGTGTCACAGTATCTGCTCCCTTGTGTATAAACTTATCATTGTCTTAATTATTAATCCTGTAATATGGCTACTTTCATTCTTGTCATCACTATTGTTCTGTGCTGATATGAAGCCATGATACCACATAATGTTCTCACAAATGTTGTCTTcgtctttgtttcttttagtgttTCACTGGCAAGCTTCCATCATGGGACCGGTGAGCCTTTTCTGGATTAGTTTCCTGGATATTTTTAAAACCAAGCTTCTTCTGGATCTCCATACAATAGTGTTTTATGTTGACTTTACAGCTCTTTCTATTCTGTATGGAAAGCACAGACTGGCACACTCTATCCCAGTGTCACACACTAAAGCCCATGGTGTTACTTAGACAATAGGAAAAGGGGAAATACCACAATACCATAATTTAAACAAAGTGAATCTTAAACAAATGAAAGGCAGATTATAATCTAAATGAATGGTTGCTCTCCTAATGCAAATAGTATTCTATTATATGCAGTACTAGGCATAATTTAACAATACTTTTCCTCTCTATTCCAGCCCGACAGCCCATATCACGGAGGAGTATTTTTCCTTTCTGTCCATTTTCCGAtggactatccctttaaaccaCCAAAGGTAAGTTTACTGAGTAGCTCAGATGTACACCACCTTCTTAAACAagtatttttcactattttctaaaGTATATTATAAAACcaatgattaatcaataatgaatcattGGATGCAGCCCTTGTCACAAGAGGGTTATTTTATCTATTACtgctttattgttgttttcataGATTTCCTTTACAACGAAAATCTATCACCCAAACATCAACAGCAATGGTAGCATCTGCCTTGACATCTTGAGGTCACAGTGGTCGCCTGCTCTTACAGTATCGAAAGGTAACTCATATCTTCATTTTGCCTGTGTGATAGAGCGTAGTATATTACAACAGCACTGTGTAGGATCTGGTTTGTACCCACAATTTACTGAAGTCATGAGGAAACATGTTTAAGGGTAAATTTGGATGTTGGGGAGGAAATGCCAAAGATAGGTGAGTTGAATTCTATCAAAATGCGCATGACAGTGAAGTCCCTTTGGTGAATGAATCCACCAAATCTGCATTCTTCCAAGTGAATGATTTCCAGCCTCTAGGAGCACAGATAACAGGATTTTCAAGCCTGATTATCCAAAAATGAACCTCTGCACcctatgtgtttttgtgactgTTACGACTCCTTTGATGGCAAGTTGGAAAGGAGACATCAACACAACAGTCAAAAATAACATGGAGTCAGAGCATGTgtataaacaaagaaaatggtTTATTGAGCAACAGAAATCTAACAAAAGATCACAATTGCGGAGGAGGGTGGGTTGAGGTGGTTGTGCCAAATAAACTGAAAGAAATACAGTAAAAGTGGGCCTAATCTGAGTCTGAacttgaaaacaaaacacaaacaaaaaactgactctcttatctaaaaaaaaagaatcttaaCCAAAAATAGATACAGGGGTGGCACCAACCCTAAAAACTTGTGGACAATGGAGACCTACGTGAGTGAAAAATTTATAGGGTACCCCGACTTACCTAAGTCCACAACCTCGCTCCACAAACCTTGTTTTAAGAAACCAAGTTAACTCAATCGCATGCCGCACCCAACACCACGAACAGCAGCTCTAGcaggcagagaggagaagagagcgATCACTGCAGGCATGGTCCTTTCATAAGAGATCCCTGGatgtgattggccagtctggAAGCACCCACACTCTACAGATGCAGGCCAGTCAGGTTGATGGCACctggagagcagagaggaggggggagagagagagagaagaccaGGGGGGGaaaaacacccacaaacacaactgCACTCTGCCCCTGCCTGGCATGTAACAGTCACTTTGAAAACTAACAGGATTGTTTGATATAAAGATGCATGAAATCgaggcttttttaaaaattgaaacGTGCGCATACTAATTTTTGGTCTTTTTCTTACAGTTTTATTATCCATTTGCTCCTTGCTATGTGACCCAAATCCAGATGATCCACTAGTCCCTGACATTGCACACATctacaaaacagacaaacaaaagtgAGCATGAAAGCTACAGAAATTGGAATGTGGAAATACTTGAATCTGTCAACTGTTCTCTAGAAACTCATcctgtgttttttcatttttctgtagGTACAACAAAGCAGCCAAAGACTGGACTCAGAAGTATGCAATGTGAGGGGCTGGACTTTCTGCAACAATG contains the following coding sequences:
- the LOC117248766 gene encoding ubiquitin-conjugating enzyme E2-17 kDa-like codes for the protein MALKRIKKELQDLGKDPPAQCSAGPVGDDLFHWQASIMGPPDSPYHGGVFFLSVHFPMDYPFKPPKISFTTKIYHPNINSNGSICLDILRSQWSPALTVSKVLLSICSLLCDPNPDDPLVPDIAHIYKTDKQKYNKAAKDWTQKYAM